A part of Blastopirellula marina genomic DNA contains:
- a CDS encoding dihydroorotase, with translation MPRTLIQNGRVIDPSQGIDRVTNLLIEEGRIGAIDVDSGLEATRVIDATGMLVVPGLIDLNVQIREPGFEEDETIESAAYAALAGGFTSIAAISETNPPVDSAAAVTYLGRQATEADHCNVYPVACVSSERQGEEMAEIGILNNAGAIAFSDGTRPVSNPELLRRALEYTLMFDRPVLNRPEMVELSRDGVMHDGKVSTVLGLAPMPTEAEDVMAARDIRICEATGGKLHLLGISCSGTVDILRRAKIRNVGVTASICAYQFANTDEAMRGFHTSFKLNPPLRSADHIQACIAGLKDGTIDVIASGHAPRSSEKKMCAITEAPFGMVGLETALGLVSTHLIKAGHLDWAIAIKAMSFNAAQVLGLAKGTLQVGADADVTIIDPEQRWTVDTASYRSKSFNCPFHGQELVGRVVETIVGGVSKFRYDAA, from the coding sequence ATGCCCCGAACGCTCATACAAAATGGTCGCGTGATCGACCCTAGCCAGGGGATCGACCGCGTTACGAACCTGCTGATCGAAGAGGGACGTATCGGTGCGATCGATGTCGACTCAGGCTTGGAAGCCACACGTGTTATCGACGCCACGGGAATGCTGGTTGTTCCTGGGCTGATCGACCTGAACGTCCAAATTCGCGAACCTGGATTTGAAGAAGACGAAACGATTGAGTCAGCAGCCTACGCCGCTCTGGCTGGTGGTTTCACTTCGATTGCCGCCATCTCGGAAACGAATCCTCCCGTTGATAGTGCTGCCGCTGTAACCTACCTCGGTCGTCAGGCAACTGAGGCCGATCACTGCAACGTTTACCCTGTAGCTTGCGTAAGCAGTGAACGGCAAGGGGAAGAGATGGCCGAAATCGGCATCTTGAACAACGCCGGCGCGATTGCGTTCAGCGATGGAACTCGCCCTGTCTCTAATCCTGAACTGCTGAGGCGAGCCCTCGAATACACGTTGATGTTCGACCGTCCGGTGCTGAACCGGCCAGAAATGGTCGAGCTATCTCGCGATGGCGTGATGCATGACGGGAAGGTTTCCACCGTGTTGGGCCTGGCTCCGATGCCGACCGAAGCGGAAGACGTGATGGCCGCCCGTGATATTCGCATTTGCGAAGCCACGGGAGGGAAGCTTCACCTGCTGGGGATTTCATGCAGCGGCACGGTCGACATTCTCCGCCGAGCGAAAATCCGCAACGTCGGAGTGACGGCTAGTATCTGTGCCTACCAGTTCGCCAACACCGACGAAGCGATGCGAGGGTTTCACACCAGCTTCAAGCTTAACCCGCCACTTCGATCGGCCGACCACATCCAGGCCTGTATCGCCGGACTGAAAGATGGCACGATCGACGTCATTGCCAGTGGTCACGCGCCGCGATCTTCGGAAAAGAAGATGTGTGCGATCACGGAAGCACCATTCGGAATGGTCGGACTGGAAACCGCACTTGGCTTGGTTAGCACGCACCTGATCAAAGCAGGGCACCTCGACTGGGCGATCGCCATTAAAGCAATGTCGTTCAACGCCGCTCAAGTTCTCGGCCTGGCCAAGGGAACGCTTCAAGTTGGTGCCGATGCCGATGTCACGATCATCGATCCCGAACAACGCTGGACGGTAGATACTGCGAGCTACCGCTCAAAAAGCTTCAACTGTCCATTTCATGGCCAAGAACTAGTGGGCCGCGTTGTCGAGACAATTGTAGGCGGAGTCAGCAAGTTCCGTTACGATGCAGCGTAA
- a CDS encoding NYN domain-containing protein, producing the protein MSLIIDGYNLLYAAGLVGSVDGEGSFEGERRALLDALLSVIDPKELPQTTVVFDSANPPPGLPRTVHHQQITVRFATGYADADEMIEELIRDHHAPKRLTVVSSDHRVQRAARRRKAKAIDSDSWFRLMRQTRKRIREQEAKKPPPPKQPSASVPNAQVNEWIKFFGEIDLDELAPPETSIAKITPRKTPPTSPPPGDQTRPSKQTSGNREPETGEGKQGSPNVFTDDYLKKIADEFFGTNE; encoded by the coding sequence ATGTCGCTGATCATCGACGGATACAACCTGCTGTACGCAGCTGGGCTCGTGGGCTCTGTCGATGGGGAAGGATCATTTGAGGGGGAACGCCGGGCCTTACTCGACGCTCTACTAAGTGTGATCGACCCGAAGGAACTACCACAAACCACGGTGGTTTTCGATTCTGCCAATCCTCCACCTGGTCTGCCGCGGACGGTTCATCATCAACAAATCACCGTGCGTTTTGCCACTGGTTACGCCGATGCGGACGAGATGATCGAAGAACTGATTCGCGATCATCATGCCCCCAAACGCCTAACGGTAGTCTCCAGCGATCACCGCGTGCAACGTGCCGCCCGACGGCGTAAGGCGAAAGCGATCGATAGCGATAGCTGGTTCCGCTTGATGCGACAAACGCGTAAGCGAATCCGGGAGCAAGAGGCGAAGAAACCACCACCGCCTAAGCAACCATCTGCCTCGGTTCCTAACGCTCAGGTCAACGAATGGATTAAATTCTTCGGCGAAATCGATCTGGACGAACTTGCGCCACCTGAAACTTCAATCGCTAAGATTACGCCGCGCAAGACCCCACCAACCTCACCGCCACCAGGCGACCAAACACGTCCCTCGAAGCAGACATCTGGCAATCGAGAACCTGAGACAGGGGAGGGGAAGCAAGGTTCGCCGAACGTCTTCACAGACGACTATCTCAAGAAGATCGCGGACGAATTCTTCGGAACGAACGAGTAG
- the purD gene encoding phosphoribosylamine--glycine ligase — protein MNVLVLGSGGREHALAWKLSQSSRVRNVFVAPGNAGTQIDAENIAIDETDFAALANFAKRNDVGLTVVGPEAPLVAGAVDYFREQGLKIFGPNKAAAQLEGSKAFCKQTLRSADVPTADYRVFREADAAARYIKDRFPHEGEDVPVVIKADGLAAGKGVTVCDTAEEALEAIDQIGRQRVFGDAGAQIIIEERLDGEEASVLAITDGKTILTLPPAQDHKPAYDDDKGPNTGGMGAYSPTPLVTPQIMSMVEEKVLVPTVHGMKRARNPFQGVLYAGLMMTNQGPKVLEYNVRFGDPECQPILMRLKSDLADILEACAEGRLDSIDPPEWDTRPSVCVVMASEGYPGSYEKGKPIRGLDEAAKLEDVKVFHAGTKFDGEQIVTNGGRVLGVTAIGDTISAAKLKAYTAVKCIRWDGAWCRKDISDKALRHS, from the coding sequence ATGAACGTTTTGGTCTTAGGTTCGGGTGGACGCGAGCACGCGTTGGCTTGGAAGTTGTCGCAAAGCTCGCGCGTGCGGAATGTGTTCGTAGCTCCAGGCAATGCCGGGACACAGATCGATGCTGAAAACATTGCAATCGACGAAACCGACTTCGCCGCTTTGGCAAATTTCGCCAAGCGTAATGATGTTGGTCTCACAGTCGTTGGGCCAGAAGCTCCTCTCGTGGCTGGTGCGGTTGATTACTTCCGTGAGCAAGGTCTGAAGATCTTCGGCCCCAACAAGGCGGCTGCTCAACTGGAAGGAAGCAAGGCCTTCTGCAAGCAAACGCTGCGAAGCGCCGATGTTCCGACCGCCGACTATCGCGTATTCCGAGAAGCGGATGCGGCAGCTCGCTACATCAAGGATCGTTTCCCACACGAAGGGGAAGACGTTCCGGTTGTTATCAAGGCCGATGGTCTCGCTGCCGGCAAAGGCGTTACGGTGTGCGATACAGCGGAAGAGGCGTTGGAAGCGATCGATCAGATTGGTCGTCAGCGGGTCTTCGGCGATGCGGGGGCTCAGATCATTATCGAAGAGCGGCTCGATGGCGAAGAGGCCAGCGTTCTAGCGATCACCGATGGTAAGACAATCCTCACCCTGCCCCCCGCTCAGGATCACAAGCCTGCTTACGACGATGACAAGGGACCGAACACCGGCGGGATGGGAGCTTACTCCCCAACGCCGCTAGTTACGCCACAAATCATGTCGATGGTCGAAGAGAAGGTTCTCGTTCCGACCGTTCATGGAATGAAGCGGGCACGCAATCCGTTCCAGGGTGTTTTGTACGCTGGTTTGATGATGACCAACCAAGGTCCCAAGGTGTTGGAGTACAACGTTCGTTTCGGCGACCCTGAATGTCAGCCGATTTTGATGCGGTTGAAGTCCGACCTCGCCGACATTTTGGAAGCCTGTGCGGAAGGTCGGCTCGATTCAATCGACCCTCCAGAATGGGACACCCGCCCCTCGGTCTGCGTGGTGATGGCTTCCGAAGGCTATCCTGGCAGCTACGAAAAAGGGAAGCCGATTCGCGGCCTCGACGAAGCCGCCAAGCTGGAAGACGTTAAGGTCTTTCATGCTGGCACAAAGTTTGACGGCGAACAGATTGTGACCAATGGCGGTCGCGTTTTAGGCGTGACGGCGATTGGCGACACAATCTCGGCTGCCAAGCTTAAAGCCTACACCGCGGTGAAATGCATCCGCTGGGATGGGGCCTGGTGTCGCAAGGATATCTCGGACAAGGCACTGCGGCACTCTTAA
- a CDS encoding c-type cytochrome: MRICQAPEFGGRYQAGGLVLAVLVGAIIGCTSEPPQFDLNEVALRKTEITQDASLSLEYQIDPIAKILSENFGTPDDPKVPEFDYEELFPDLYEDPESLDEDEKAKLEVEQSSIKDLLKIDMLKMAAGPYGSEEDGSPRGLYRQHCVHCHGINGDGAGPTAAFLNPYPRDFRMGKFKWKSTKTGVPPTHDDLKRIIMNGAPGTAMPSFKLLPEEEVEALVQYVKYLTIRGESERNLLMEFSQLDAAVAKPAEKRNEEEKEYIKEMSPEELAEAKEDLKAEVEELTEYARMDFILPVYEKWRDAEPTEVPARPDWDLDESIAAGKVLFFGKGGCATCHGQSGLGDGQTAEMFYDDWTEDFFDPKAPDNLEEFLALGALPPRKLDPRNLRLGNFRGGRRPVDVYWRIKNGIEGAKMPAAAYDLQDEDVWHLVDFVLKGLPYDSLSQPSLHEQENIRLRN; the protein is encoded by the coding sequence ATGCGAATTTGCCAGGCCCCGGAGTTTGGCGGACGTTATCAGGCGGGAGGCCTGGTTCTGGCCGTCTTGGTTGGGGCAATCATTGGATGCACGTCAGAACCTCCCCAGTTCGATCTGAACGAAGTCGCTTTGCGCAAAACCGAAATCACGCAAGACGCAAGCCTTAGCTTGGAGTATCAGATCGATCCGATCGCCAAGATTCTGTCCGAGAATTTCGGCACGCCTGACGATCCGAAGGTTCCAGAATTCGACTACGAAGAACTGTTCCCCGATCTGTACGAGGATCCTGAAAGCCTCGACGAAGATGAAAAGGCGAAACTCGAAGTCGAACAATCCAGCATCAAAGATCTGCTGAAGATCGACATGCTAAAGATGGCCGCTGGCCCTTACGGAAGCGAAGAAGATGGCAGCCCACGAGGACTGTACCGCCAACACTGTGTTCACTGCCACGGTATCAACGGCGATGGAGCAGGTCCGACGGCTGCGTTCTTAAACCCTTACCCACGCGATTTCCGTATGGGCAAGTTTAAGTGGAAGTCGACCAAGACAGGTGTTCCACCAACTCACGACGATCTGAAACGGATCATCATGAACGGAGCTCCTGGCACCGCGATGCCCAGCTTCAAACTGCTTCCCGAAGAAGAGGTCGAAGCACTCGTTCAATACGTGAAGTATCTGACAATCCGGGGCGAATCCGAACGCAATCTGTTGATGGAGTTCTCGCAACTGGACGCGGCGGTCGCCAAGCCAGCCGAAAAGCGAAACGAGGAAGAAAAAGAATACATCAAAGAGATGTCTCCCGAAGAGCTGGCCGAAGCGAAGGAAGACCTCAAGGCGGAAGTCGAAGAGCTGACCGAATACGCGCGAATGGACTTCATCCTACCAGTTTACGAGAAGTGGCGTGACGCCGAACCGACTGAAGTCCCAGCACGTCCCGATTGGGATCTCGACGAGTCGATTGCCGCCGGGAAGGTTTTGTTCTTCGGTAAGGGTGGCTGTGCGACCTGTCATGGACAGTCTGGCTTGGGCGATGGTCAAACGGCCGAAATGTTCTATGACGACTGGACGGAAGACTTCTTCGATCCAAAAGCCCCTGACAATCTGGAAGAGTTCCTGGCGTTAGGCGCTTTGCCACCTCGCAAGCTCGACCCCCGTAACTTGCGTTTGGGCAACTTCCGTGGTGGTCGCCGCCCGGTCGATGTCTACTGGCGTATCAAAAACGGCATCGAAGGCGCCAAAATGCCTGCCGCTGCCTACGACTTGCAAGACGAGGACGTCTGGCACTTAGTCGACTTTGTTCTGAAGGGCTTGCCATACGACAGCTTGAGCCAGCCGTCGCTGCATGAGCAAGAGAATATTCGGCTAAGAAACTAA
- the coxB gene encoding cytochrome c oxidase subunit II: MSIPILGTLIIVWAAMDWYPLEGHWFPERVVEDGNIDHLFYFILWLTGIVFIATGILLFWFLWKYDAAKNDQPVVFTHGSHYLEVMWSVVPAIILLFLAIYQMDAWAGARMERPVLANGQPKPPIARVTGRQFEWKMQYPGEDQKFDTPDDLYVTNVLHVPRDEEVVLEIESEDVLHSFFLPNFRVKQDVVPGMKQFIWFKPIKDGSYDIVCAELCGWGHYKMKGQITVQSRNDFDVWLKKTYDEQELSEFSLAEAE; encoded by the coding sequence TTGAGCATCCCAATCTTGGGCACCCTCATCATTGTGTGGGCAGCCATGGATTGGTATCCGCTTGAAGGCCACTGGTTCCCTGAACGGGTTGTCGAGGATGGTAACATCGACCACCTTTTCTACTTCATCCTATGGCTGACCGGCATTGTCTTCATCGCAACGGGAATCCTTCTGTTCTGGTTTCTGTGGAAATACGATGCAGCCAAGAATGACCAGCCAGTCGTGTTCACACACGGCAGTCATTACCTGGAAGTGATGTGGTCAGTCGTTCCGGCGATCATCCTGCTTTTTTTGGCTATATACCAAATGGATGCTTGGGCGGGTGCTCGAATGGAACGTCCCGTGTTGGCCAACGGCCAGCCCAAACCGCCGATCGCGCGTGTGACAGGTCGGCAGTTTGAATGGAAGATGCAATACCCGGGTGAAGACCAGAAGTTCGACACGCCAGACGATCTCTATGTTACCAACGTTTTGCACGTTCCCCGTGACGAGGAAGTGGTCCTTGAAATAGAAAGTGAAGACGTGCTGCACAGCTTCTTTCTGCCGAACTTCCGCGTCAAACAGGACGTCGTCCCCGGTATGAAGCAGTTTATTTGGTTCAAGCCGATCAAAGATGGTTCGTACGATATTGTCTGTGCCGAGCTTTGCGGTTGGGGTCATTACAAGATGAAAGGTCAAATTACCGTCCAGTCGCGGAATGATTTCGACGTCTGGCTAAAGAAGACCTATGACGAACAAGAGTTGTCCGAATTTTCGCTGGCTGAGGCAGAGTAA
- a CDS encoding cbb3-type cytochrome c oxidase subunit I — MSSITADGHASHAHSSSEFGVGEFISTYVFSRDHKVIGIQFLFSTLLWFLVGGLLAIGIRWQLAWPWSDMPVIGPMLFSAEGGQISPEFYTMLFTMHATVMTFLVIIPILAGAFGNYLIPLMIGADDMAFPTLNMLSYWVMWPAFFFFGGSFFVAGNGASSGWTSYPPLSSVPESAPGSGLAQTMWLLGLTCVGISSMMGSVNYLTTIIQMRAPGMTMMRLPLTIWGMFITALLQAFALPVLTAAGFMQLLDRTVGTGFFIPEALSVNNSPMAPGGGQPLLWQHLFWFYSHPAVYIMILPAMGMVSDILCCFARKPLFGYKPMVYAMNGIAGLGFIVWGHHMFVSGMNPGLGMTFMVATMMIALPSAVKTFNWLGTIYGGKIQFTTPMLFSLAFVSMFVVGGLSGIFMAATPVDIFIHDTYYIVAHFHYVLFGGTAMAVFGAIYFWFPKMFGRTMNEFWGKVHFLLTFVFLNGTFFTMHILGAVGFPRRLADPYHYETFRHLQPINQFMTICAILMVASQIPFILNFFYSMFFGPKAGRNPWHANGLEWQAPSPPGHGNFDFQPIVYRGPYEYGSPETDQDYYPQTQPPTERGKADVPPTLAAD; from the coding sequence ATGAGCAGCATCACTGCGGATGGGCACGCATCGCACGCCCACTCGTCCAGCGAATTTGGCGTTGGCGAGTTCATTTCGACCTACGTGTTTTCACGCGACCACAAGGTAATTGGGATTCAATTCCTGTTCTCGACCTTGCTGTGGTTCCTGGTGGGCGGTTTGCTTGCAATTGGCATCCGTTGGCAATTGGCTTGGCCTTGGAGCGACATGCCGGTGATCGGGCCAATGCTCTTCTCGGCAGAAGGTGGTCAGATCTCACCTGAGTTCTACACGATGCTCTTTACCATGCACGCCACGGTGATGACCTTTCTGGTGATCATTCCGATCTTGGCGGGTGCATTCGGCAACTACTTAATCCCGCTGATGATCGGGGCCGACGATATGGCTTTCCCCACGCTCAACATGCTCAGCTACTGGGTGATGTGGCCAGCGTTCTTCTTCTTTGGAGGAAGCTTCTTCGTTGCCGGTAACGGAGCATCGAGTGGTTGGACCAGTTATCCCCCATTATCCTCAGTGCCAGAATCGGCTCCTGGTAGCGGTCTCGCGCAAACGATGTGGCTGCTTGGTCTGACCTGTGTCGGCATCAGTTCGATGATGGGTTCAGTCAACTACCTGACTACGATTATTCAGATGCGTGCTCCTGGCATGACGATGATGCGTCTGCCGCTGACGATCTGGGGCATGTTTATTACAGCGCTCCTGCAAGCGTTCGCCTTGCCCGTGCTGACCGCCGCAGGCTTTATGCAACTGCTCGATCGCACCGTGGGGACTGGTTTCTTCATTCCAGAAGCGTTGTCGGTGAACAACTCGCCCATGGCACCTGGTGGTGGACAGCCGCTGCTGTGGCAGCACTTATTCTGGTTCTATTCCCACCCGGCGGTCTACATCATGATCTTGCCAGCGATGGGGATGGTTTCGGACATTTTGTGCTGCTTCGCTCGCAAGCCGCTGTTCGGTTACAAACCAATGGTTTACGCCATGAATGGGATTGCGGGTCTCGGATTCATTGTCTGGGGACATCACATGTTTGTCTCTGGTATGAATCCTGGTCTCGGCATGACGTTCATGGTCGCGACGATGATGATCGCCTTGCCAAGTGCGGTAAAAACCTTCAATTGGCTCGGCACGATCTACGGCGGAAAAATCCAGTTCACCACGCCGATGTTGTTCTCGCTGGCATTTGTTTCGATGTTCGTGGTGGGTGGCCTCTCCGGTATCTTCATGGCTGCAACGCCGGTGGATATCTTCATCCACGACACCTATTACATTGTCGCTCACTTCCATTACGTTTTGTTCGGTGGAACAGCGATGGCCGTGTTCGGTGCGATCTATTTCTGGTTCCCCAAGATGTTCGGTCGCACCATGAACGAGTTCTGGGGAAAGGTGCACTTCCTCCTGACGTTTGTGTTCCTCAACGGGACATTCTTCACGATGCACATCCTGGGCGCCGTGGGTTTTCCACGTCGTTTAGCCGATCCGTACCACTACGAGACATTCCGCCACTTGCAACCGATCAACCAGTTCATGACGATCTGTGCCATTTTGATGGTGGCCTCGCAGATCCCGTTCATTTTGAACTTTTTCTACAGCATGTTCTTCGGCCCCAAGGCTGGACGCAATCCTTGGCACGCCAACGGTCTGGAATGGCAAGCACCGAGTCCTCCTGGGCATGGCAACTTCGATTTTCAGCCGATTGTCTATCGTGGTCCTTACGAGTATGGATCACCCGAAACGGACCAGGATTATTACCCACAGACTCAGCCACCGACCGAGCGTGGCAAAGCAGACGTCCCACCGACTTTAGCTGCTGACTAA
- a CDS encoding COX15/CtaA family protein: protein MTELSQSESRWPHRLALLLVLTTYPLIWIGGLVTTTKSGMAVPDWPSTYGYNMFLYPWQTWVFGPYDLFLEHGHRLLASTVGFLCILFLGLAIWRKDRTQIWLASAALVLVLAQGILGGLRVVLDATTIARVHGCVGPLFFGYLVYLECRTSRRWQLMSPIESEFGRTYVLRSVSFVVLAFLQIALGSLIRHVPATMPHQSFRVAVLFHVITAFLVAANAMILLWLAVRDRQSNRHIVVVAVIAVLLVVGQIGLGIAAYTVKYNWPTFLPRSSYFAGFVIEWESNLQAMIVTGHVAVGSAILAVAVMLATYSSRCYSNSMKISKNSAPQTSHASAKEVMV, encoded by the coding sequence ATGACTGAACTATCCCAATCCGAATCTCGCTGGCCGCATCGCTTGGCGTTGCTGTTGGTCTTGACGACGTATCCGCTGATCTGGATCGGCGGTCTGGTCACGACCACCAAGAGCGGCATGGCCGTTCCGGATTGGCCGTCGACCTATGGATACAACATGTTTCTGTATCCGTGGCAGACGTGGGTGTTCGGTCCCTATGACCTGTTCCTGGAACATGGGCATCGTCTGTTGGCTTCGACGGTTGGATTTTTGTGCATCTTGTTCTTAGGTCTGGCAATCTGGCGGAAAGATCGGACGCAAATCTGGTTGGCTTCCGCGGCGTTAGTCCTCGTCTTGGCTCAGGGAATTCTCGGTGGCCTGCGGGTTGTTTTGGATGCGACGACTATCGCACGAGTCCACGGCTGCGTCGGCCCACTCTTTTTCGGCTACTTGGTCTATCTCGAGTGTCGTACTTCGCGGCGATGGCAGTTGATGTCGCCGATCGAGAGCGAATTCGGCCGAACGTACGTCTTACGTTCCGTTTCATTCGTAGTGCTGGCCTTCCTGCAAATCGCGCTCGGATCGTTAATCCGGCACGTCCCAGCGACGATGCCGCATCAATCATTTCGGGTCGCGGTCCTCTTTCACGTAATCACGGCATTCCTGGTTGCCGCCAATGCGATGATCTTGCTTTGGTTGGCGGTTCGCGATCGACAATCGAATCGGCATATCGTGGTGGTCGCCGTGATTGCAGTATTGCTGGTCGTGGGTCAAATTGGCCTCGGTATCGCCGCGTACACCGTCAAATATAATTGGCCCACTTTCCTGCCACGTAGTAGCTACTTTGCCGGGTTTGTGATCGAGTGGGAAAGCAATTTACAAGCAATGATCGTCACAGGCCACGTCGCTGTTGGCTCTGCAATTCTGGCCGTAGCCGTGATGCTGGCAACTTACAGTTCGCGTTGTTATTCCAATTCCATGAAAATCTCAAAGAACTCCGCGCCGCAGACATCCCACGCGTCCGCCAAGGAGGTGATGGTATGA
- the cyoE gene encoding heme o synthase: MSTGPATLTERPSGMKQQLSDYLELTKPKIAVLLLVCVAIAGFYASGGQPDVVRLVNVIIGTALVAASSCVWNQCLEVHADRRMNRTSQRPIPSGRLSRYSSAMFGTLLGSIGVAYLLATVGWMPALIGVLTWVLYVCIYTPMKQWTPWNTTVGAIAGALPMLMGWLAVNPTLDIKAISLFAILFFWQFPHFMAIAWLYREDYEKGGMQMWSVVDRSGTKAGLQAVSGAMALLLVSVVPGLGYIAMPNITYMLLSLFGGTVMLIASLRFFTSRDEKTARQLLFASLFYLPIQLGLLVILPSGV, translated from the coding sequence ATGAGCACAGGTCCCGCCACCTTGACCGAACGCCCCTCGGGCATGAAGCAGCAATTGAGCGACTACTTGGAACTCACCAAGCCGAAGATCGCCGTTCTACTGTTAGTTTGCGTGGCAATTGCCGGCTTCTACGCCAGCGGTGGTCAGCCTGATGTCGTTCGCTTGGTCAACGTGATCATCGGCACGGCATTGGTCGCGGCTAGCAGTTGCGTCTGGAATCAATGCCTGGAAGTGCATGCCGACCGTCGCATGAACCGAACTTCCCAGCGACCGATTCCCAGTGGGCGACTTTCGCGTTACTCCAGTGCAATGTTCGGCACCTTGCTCGGTTCGATCGGTGTTGCCTACTTGTTAGCAACCGTCGGATGGATGCCTGCGTTGATCGGGGTGCTGACGTGGGTGCTTTATGTTTGCATCTATACCCCGATGAAGCAGTGGACACCATGGAATACCACCGTCGGTGCGATCGCCGGCGCGTTGCCGATGCTCATGGGATGGCTGGCCGTGAATCCGACGCTCGACATTAAGGCGATTTCGCTGTTTGCGATCTTATTCTTCTGGCAATTCCCCCATTTCATGGCCATCGCGTGGTTATACCGCGAAGACTATGAAAAGGGTGGCATGCAGATGTGGTCGGTCGTTGATCGAAGCGGCACGAAAGCCGGTCTTCAAGCCGTTTCCGGGGCGATGGCCTTGCTGTTGGTCAGCGTGGTCCCAGGCCTCGGCTATATCGCGATGCCCAACATCACGTACATGCTCCTGTCGCTATTTGGTGGCACGGTGATGTTGATCGCCTCGCTTCGCTTTTTCACGTCACGCGACGAGAAGACCGCTCGCCAGTTGCTGTTTGCTTCGTTATTTTACCTGCCGATTCAACTTGGCCTGTTGGTCATCCTGCCTAGTGGCGTGTAA
- a CDS encoding heme-copper oxidase subunit III: protein MSDSNHDHHDHVKLEYHPALPLPLGKLCLWLFLSTEIMFFAGLIGAYVVLRFGSPVGTWPTPHDVHLSEPLGAINTFVLICSSLSIVLSLEAARKNNAANAKKWLLITFTLGCVFLGIKAYEYKEKFAHGIFPNKEHRRLYDRSDVYYVSALKVRLEELRTSLTDEEKQIEVAPGVTRESFVETMFNGGVAYTARQATEAANNPLEAQAIIDSLVYSVRHHETTDYQATRLRNEKKSLEGPLADLNEKLKGIEARKAEIQTALAAEGDDKPSDEDANKMRAEQATLMQDQAKTQTEAKPLEERIAFLNILLADDAHLLNHGINHEMAWMELPMVIPSGHMWASTYFLLTGFHALHVVIGLIIFLLVLFSTLDMTKANYLENAGLYWHFVDLVWIFLFPMLYLF, encoded by the coding sequence ATGTCCGATTCCAACCACGATCATCACGACCACGTCAAACTGGAATACCATCCAGCATTACCTTTGCCTCTAGGCAAGCTGTGCTTGTGGCTATTTCTGTCGACCGAGATCATGTTCTTTGCGGGCTTGATCGGGGCCTACGTGGTTCTACGATTCGGCAGCCCAGTGGGCACTTGGCCGACGCCACACGACGTCCATCTTAGCGAACCGCTAGGGGCGATTAATACGTTCGTGCTGATTTGCAGCAGCTTGTCGATCGTTCTGTCGCTGGAGGCGGCTCGTAAGAACAATGCAGCCAACGCGAAGAAGTGGCTGTTAATCACGTTCACGCTTGGCTGCGTCTTTCTCGGAATCAAAGCTTACGAATACAAAGAGAAATTTGCCCACGGCATCTTCCCCAACAAAGAACACCGCCGGCTCTACGATCGATCTGACGTCTATTACGTGTCGGCACTCAAAGTCCGTCTGGAAGAGCTTCGCACGTCGCTTACGGACGAAGAGAAGCAAATCGAAGTCGCTCCTGGCGTGACTCGTGAGTCGTTCGTTGAAACCATGTTCAACGGAGGCGTCGCCTATACGGCTCGCCAGGCGACCGAAGCAGCGAACAACCCGCTCGAAGCACAGGCAATCATCGATTCCTTAGTCTACAGCGTGCGACACCACGAAACGACCGATTACCAGGCGACGCGTTTGCGAAACGAAAAGAAATCGCTGGAAGGTCCGTTGGCCGATCTCAACGAGAAGCTCAAAGGTATCGAAGCTCGTAAGGCAGAGATTCAAACGGCCTTGGCTGCCGAAGGTGACGATAAGCCTTCTGACGAAGATGCCAACAAGATGCGTGCCGAGCAAGCGACCTTGATGCAAGATCAAGCCAAGACGCAGACTGAAGCGAAGCCGCTGGAAGAACGGATTGCGTTTCTTAATATCCTATTGGCGGACGATGCCCATTTGTTGAATCACGGCATCAATCACGAGATGGCCTGGATGGAACTTCCGATGGTCATTCCCAGCGGTCACATGTGGGCGAGTACTTACTTCCTGCTGACCGGATTTCATGCTTTGCACGTGGTGATCGGACTAATCATTTTCCTGCTGGTGCTTTTCAGTACCCTCGATATGACGAAGGCCAACTACCTGGAGAATGCCGGGTTGTATTGGCACTTTGTCGACTTAGTGTGGATCTTCCTTTTCCCCATGCTGTACCTGTTTTAG